The sequence below is a genomic window from Methylotuvimicrobium alcaliphilum 20Z.
GATACATGCGATTGCGCACGCGCAAACGGTTCGCGCCGAGGACAAGACCGCGGCAATTATTAGAATCTGGCCCAGCCTGTTACTGGGCGGCATAACGACCTTAGTCGGTTATGCCGCCTTAGGCGCGTCCGGTTATCCGGGATTTCAACAAATAGCGGTCTATGCCGGCACCGGTATCATTGCCGCTTTATTGTTGACTCGCTTCATCCTGCCTGGCTTGGTCGCGGACGGCGACCGCAGAACGTTAACGGTTCCGCTAGTCGCGCGTTGGGCAAATTTCTGCGCGCGTTTTCGTCCTTGGCTATTGACGGTATTATTGGTGCTGCTGGCCTCGTCGTTGTTCGCCTTGCCGTCGTTACGCTGGCTCGAAGACATGCAGGATCTAACGCCGGAACTGGATTATCTGAAAGAAAACGATAAACGAATCAGGGCGCGTATGGTCAGCATCGAGCCGGGGCGTTTCTTGCTGATTACCGGGCAAGACATCGAAACCGCACTGCAAAAAGCCGAGCAAGTTTATCCGGTGCTGGATCGATTAAAACAACAAGGCGATCTAAACGAGTATTTCGGCCTGTATCCGTGGTTACTATCGACACGTCAGCAAGAACTTAATCAGGCCCTATTGCAAGACCATCTGACCGACGCCAATCGGCAGCTTTGGCAACAGGCGCTGCGAGAACAGGGCTTGTCGGTCGAACGGCTAGGTCGGTTCGACTATCCGAAGCAGGACGCGCTGACATTAGAGCAGGTATTCGAAACGCCGGTCAAAAGATTGATCGACAGCCGCATCATCAGCACGGAGCGTCAAAGCGTCGTGATGATCTGGCTGGCCGAACATGAACCCGAAGCGCTACGGGCGGCGCTAGCTACGATAGAGGATGCACGCTATTTCAGCCAGCGAGATATGCTCAACGACATGACCCGCGACTATACCGAGCGGGCGCAAACTTTGCTGGCGGCCGGTTTATTTATTATCGTGCTGCTATTGGCCGTGCGCTACCGAAGCCTGGTAAAAACGCTGCAAACCCTATTGCCGGCGGTACTGGCGGCGCTGTTCATTTTAAGTCTCTGGTCGCTCGGCGGCGCGGCGATCAGTTTTCTGCATTTGGTCGGTTTTCTGTTGGTCGTCGCAATCTGTGTCGATTACGGTATTTTTTACCAGGAAAATCGCGGCGGCGATATCAAACTAACCTATCAAGCGATGGCCGCCTCGATGTCGACCAGCGCGCTGGCTTTCGGTTGTCTAGGTACAGCCGAGAGCACGTCGCTAAGAATTCTGGCCGGTGTCGTCGTGCTCGGCGTGTTGCTGGGCTTTTTGTTTTGTCCGCTGATTATCAAGCACCGGGAGGATGCTTGAAGATACGGTAAAAAAACAACATCCCCGAATAACTTTCACGCTCCGCGCTCGTCGTTATCTAATCAAATTTCGGCGCCGGGGCGCTCGGGCTAATGGTTTGAATGACACACATCAGAAGCCTTAGGATTTCGTGATAAATAACGTCTTTGAACTATGCGCTTTGTTGAGGGTTCGATAACTCGCTTGGCAGGACGCCGTGAATACGTCCGTGTAGGCTTGGCGGCGGCTTTCCCTGCCGCCGACACCTGCCAATCGAGCAACCGAACCCTCCGTAAAATGGGGAACTTATTTACGACCCAATCCTTAAAAAAATTGAACAACATCTGAAATGAATCAGTTCCCGATGAAACCGGGCACTCAAAGGAAAAAAAATGGACCACAGTGTACACAATAAGCTGATCTCGTTTATCTGGAATATCGCCGACGACTGTCTGCGCGATGTGTACGTTCGCGGCAAATACCGTGATGTCATTCTGCCTATGGTGGTATTGCGTCGGCTCGATACCCTGCTTGAGCCAACCAAAGAAGCGGTGCTGGAAGAAGTAAAATTTCAGAAAGAAGAAATGCAAGCCACAGAGTTGGACGACGAACCGTTAAAAGCCGCCAGTGGCTATGTGTTTTATAACACGTCCAAGTGGACGCTAAAGTCACTCTTCAATACCGCAACGAACAACCAGCAAATCTTGCTGGCAAACTTTGAAGAATACCTGCTCGGTTTCAGCGACAACGTCAAAGAAATCATTGAATGCTTTAACTTGAAGTCTCAGATTCGCCACATGGCGTCAAAGCAAGTGCTGCTGGATGTCGTCGAAAAGTTTGTCTCGCCTTATATCAATCTAACGCACGAATCCGTTGAAGATCCGAATGGCAACAAAATGCCAGCATTGACCAACCTGGGCATGGGTTATGTGTTTGAAGAGCTGATCCGCAAATTCAACGAAGAAAATAACGAAGAAGCGGGAGAACACTTTACACCCAGGGAAGTGATTGAACTGATGACCCATTTGGTCTTTGACCCGGTAAAAGACCGGCTTCCACTGACCATGACTGTCTACGACCCGGCTTGCGGCAGTGGCGGTATGTTGACCGAATCGCAAAACTTCATCGAAGAAAAATACCCGAACGACAATCGTGATGTGTATCTCTATGGTAAAGAGATCAACGACGAAACCTACGCTATCTGCAAATCCGACATGATGATTAAGGGCAATAACCCGGAAAACATCAGAGAAGGCTCAACCCTGTCTACCGATGAATTTGCCGGTACCAAGTTCGACTTCATGCTGTCCAACCCTCCCTACGGCAAAAGCTGGGCCGGTGAACAGAAGCACATCAAAGACGGTAGTGATGTGATTGACCCGCGTTTCAAAGTAAACCTGAAAGACTACTGGGGCAATGAGGAAGTGGTTGATGCCACGCCTCGCTCCAGTGATGGTCAGCTGCTGTTCCTGATGGAAATGGTCAGCAAGATGAAAGACCCGGCCGTAAGCCCGCTCGGCACCCGTATCGCCTCTGTTCACAATGGTTCGTCACTGTTTACCGGCGATGCCGGTGGTGGCGAAAGCAACATTCGCCGTTACATCATCGAAAACGATAGGCTGGATGTCATCGTGCAATTACCGAATAACCTGTTTTACAACACCGGTATCACCACCTATATCTGGGTTTTGAACAACAACAAACCTGAATCACGCCAAGGTAAGGTGCAGTTAATCGACGCCAGCCTGCTGTTTCGCAAACTGCGCAAAAACCTGGGTAACAAAAACTGCGAATTTGCCCCCGAGCACATTGAAGAAATCACCCATACCTATTTGGCCTGCGCCGAAGTTGAACGCCAACTCAACGACAACCAAGACCCCATTGGCCTGGCCAGCAAGGTGTTTAACAATGCCGACTTTGGCTATTACAAAGTCAGCATTGAGCGCCCTGACCGGCGCAAAGCGCAATTCACGCCAGAGGCCATCGCGCCGCTGCGCTTTGATAAAGCCCTTAGCGAAGTGATGGAGCACCTTTACCAAGAACACGGCGAGCGCGTCTACGACGCCGGCTTTTTAAAATCCATCGACAAAGCCATTCTCAGTTGGTGCGAAGACAACGACATCAGCCTAAACACCAAAGCCAAAAGCAAATTGCTGGATGTGAAACACTGGCTGTCATTGCAAGCCCAGCACCGCGTCGCCACCGAGCTGATGGCCGCCATCGGACAGGAGGAATACAATGACTACAACCAGTTTAAAGAATTAGTCGAAGCCCAACTTAAAGCGCAAAAAACCAAACTGAGCGCCTCAGAGAAAAACGCCATTTTAAACGCCGTAAGCTGGTACGACGACAGCGCCGCCAAGGTGGTGAAAAAAGTGGTTAAACTCAGTAACGACAAAATGACTGAATTGCTCGAACGCTACCAATGCACCGAAGCCGATTTACCCGATTTTGGTTATTATCTGCTCAAGGGCAATGAATTCATCACCTATGAAAGCAGCGCCGACCTGCGCGACAGCGAATCCATCCCGCTGGCTTACCCAGCCAAGGGTGAGCATTCCGCTATTCATCAATACTTTGTGAATGAAGTACAGCCCCATGTCGACGAAGCCTGGCTTAACCTCGATTCGGTGAAAATCGGTTATGAAATCAGCTTTAACAAATACTTTTATCGTCATAAGCCGCTGCGTTCATTAGAGGAAGTTGCAACCGACATTATTCACCTGGAACAGCAGGCGGAAGGGTTGATCGCAAATATTTTGGGTTTAAAAAATCTATCCGAGGAAAACACAGTATGAAACATGAGATGGCTAGCGTGCCCCATGAGTTCATGTCTGAGGTGAAAGCGTTGGTTGAAAAGACGCGTAATACGATCGCCCAAGAAGTGAACCAGCAAATGACGTATTTATATTGGCAACTTGGAAAGCGAATCAACGAAGAAGTGTTGCAAGGGCAGCGCGCTGACTATGGGAAAAAGATTGTCACATCGCTGTCGCGACAATTGACTGCTGATTACGGCAAGAGTTTTAGCGAGAAAAACCTACGCAAGATGATGCAATTTTCGGCAATTTTTCCGGATGAAAACAATGTCGCACCACTGATGCGACAATTAAGCTGGACCCATTTCACTCTTCTGATCCCCATTGCGGATGAATTTTGAAAGCGTTCACATTGGGCAAGTTCAAAGCCGAAAAAACTGCAAAATTAGGAAGATACAATTATGGTAACTATTGCAGAAATGCCGAAGTATAAGGCTTATAAGGAATCTGGTGTGGATTGGCTTGGTCTTATTCCTGAACACTGGGATTTAAAGCCACTCAAGCATGGTGCCAATGTAGTTCTAGGTAAGATGTTATGCCCATCCAATAAAGGTGGATACTTTTTAAGGCAATACCTCAAGTCAAAGAATATCCAATGGCTGAAAGTTGATGTTAGCTCGGTAGATGAAATGTGGTTTTCTAAAGAGGAGCTAGATCTATACAAACTTGAGATTGGCGATTTGGTTCTTAGTGAGGGTGGAGAAGTAGGCAAAACTTGCATTTGGCAAGGTGAACTAGCGGAATGCTATATACAAAATTCTGCGCACAGAGTCAGAATGTTTGAAGAGAATAATAATAGGTTTTTCCTTTATCAAATGTATTCTTGTGGAAATAGAGGTTATTTTGATGCAATCGTAAATCGCGTAAGCATTGCACATTTGACTAGAGAAAAGCTCGTTAATGTGAAATTTGTTTTTCCGATTCAGCACGAACAGGCTCTCATTGCCAAATACCTAGACCAAAAAACCGCCCAAATCGACGAAGCCATTGCCATCAAGCAGCAGCAAATCAGCTTGCTCAAAGAGCGCAAGCAAATCATCGTTCAGCAAGCGGTCACGCAAGGCCTCGACCCCAACGTACCCATGAAAGATTCGGGCGTGGATTGGATTGGGATGATTCCAGCGCATTGGGAAGTTCGTCGAAGTAAATTTTTGTTTACACAGCGAAAGGAAAAAGCTTGGAAGGAAGATGTGCAATTATCAGCAACTCAGGCTTACGGGGTAATACCGCAAGAACAATATGAAGAATTGACTGGTAAGAGAGTTGTTAAAATCCTGTTCCACCTAGATAAAAGAAAACACGTTGAAAAAGATGATTTCGTTATAAGTATGAGAAGTTTTCAGGGGGGACTGGAAAGGGCGTGGTCACAAGGTTGTATTCGTTCCTCGTATGTGGTTCTTAAAGCTTCAGAAAAAATAGATCCTTCATTTTATGGGTATCTATTGAAACTGCCCTCATACATCAAAGCACTGCAGCAGACAGCAAGTTTTATTAGAGATGGGCAAGATCTTAACTTTGACAATTTTTCTCAAGTTGACCTATTTATTCCCCCAATTGAGGAGCAAGCTATGATTGCAAATTACATTGATGCTTTTATGAAGTCTTCGGATGAAGGATCGATTCTTTTAGAACAGCAAATAGAAAAACTCAAAGAATACAAAACCACCCTGATCAACAGCGCCGTGACAGGCAAGATCAAGATCACGCAAGAAATGGTCGAGCAATAGGACGCACGAATATGTTCACGGTGAATCATCAAACCAACAGAATCAGTCCGGTTAAAACGAAGAAGTTTAGTGAATTGGGCTTTACCGAGCGCAAGCACCTTCAGGAATGGTTAGCACACCAGCCTGACGCACTCGGCGAAGAGCTGTTGATTATTCAAAAGGAGTTCGATGGTTTTGATGATACCCGTGAACGCTTGGATTTACTGGCGCTCGATAAAGATGGCAACCTAGTCATTATTGAAAACAAGCTGGATGACAGTGGCCGCGATATGGTTTGGCAGGCGCTTAAATACGCTTCTTATTGCGCCAGCCTGACCAAGGCACAAATTGTTGAGATTTACCAGCAGTACTTGGACCGCTATGAACCAGTGACAGGAGAAGTTGACCTGTTAAATGCCCCTCAAAGTGCCTCAAGCCGAATTTGCGAGTTCTTGGATGCGCCTGATTTGGATGAGTTAAAGCTCAACCTGGGGAATAGCCAGCGCATTATGTTAGTTGCGGCAAACTTTCGCAAAGAAGTGACCAGCACCGCACTGTGGTTATTGGGCCAAGGGATTAGCATCGCCTGCTTCAAAATCACCCCCTATTCACTGGGTGAGCAGCTACTGATTAATATTGACCAGATTATCCCGACACCAGAAGCCAAAGAACTGATGATTGGCATTAATGCCAAAGAAGCGGAAGAAAAAAGTACCGAAGTGGTATTAAAAAACCGTCATACCGTTCGCCGGGAATACTGGGAACGCGCCTTAGAGGCTTTTCAGAAAAGCCCTTGTCAACTTTATAACAATATTAGCCCTAGCAATGACCATTGGTTATCAGCCGGTTCTGGTTTGAGCGGTTGCCCTTACAACCTGATTTTTCTGCAAAAAGAACTACGGGTTGAACTGTCGATCAGCCGCAGTGAAACCGAGGATAATAAATTCTTGTTCGATTATTTGCTGGGCCAAAAAGCTGATCTCGAACAAAGATTTGGGAATGCTCTGCACTGGATGCGGCTAGACGATAAAAAGATGTCTCGTATCCAGTTCTGCGTTGAGGTAGATGGCTACAACAAAGAGACTTGGCCAAAAGCCGTCGCCTGGCATCTTGAACAGATGAGTAAATTTGAACAAGCCTTAAAAGGTAGCCTACAAAAGGCGGCAGAGGCACTGAAACAACACCATCTAGCAGGTAGTGAACATGCTCTATAACCCGCCTTACACCATTACGCCCGCTATTCTAAAGCAGGTTGCCGGCATCAGTGAGACCATAGGGCGTTTAAGCATGCAGGTGGAAATGAACAACGCTCTGCGGTTACGCCGTGCCAACCGCATTCGCACGGTGCAAGGCTCGTTAGCCATTGAGGGCAATACCCTGAACGAAGGTAAGCGTCCAACGCCACCATCTAAAAAATTTTTCCCGCCGTTGTTATCCTCATTATTTTTCCACGAGGAGAGCACATGGCATTATCGGACAAACAGAAACATCACATCGAAGCCTGGCAAGCCAGCGGATTGACGAAATCAGCGTATTGCCGTCAGGTCGGTTTAAGCTACAAAACCTTTACCCGTTGGTGCCGATTGGCTCGGCAAGCGGCGGACTCCGATGCGCCTGCATTAATACCGGTCCGGCTGCAACCGGAGTCGACGGCCTCGGGTTCGTTGTCGTTGCGTTGGCCGCAAGGCCACGTTTTGGAAATACCGGGCAGTGTATCGCCACATTGGCTCGGGGAGCTGCTGCAATGTCTGGCTTGATTGAGAGTCCGGCGCAAATCTGGCTGGCGGTCGAGCCGGTCGATATGAGGCGGGGCATCGATGGCTTGTCGGCGATTGTCCAACAGCGCTTAGGTTATGCGCCGTGCGCCGGGGCGGCGTTTATTTTTCGTAATCGCGCCGGTAATCGTTTGAAAGTGTTGCTGTGGGACGGCAATGGCGTTTGGCTGTGTCAGCGGCGTCTGCATCGAGGCTCGTTTACCTGGCCCAAGGCCTCCGAAACCGTATTTGCCCTGAGTCAGGCGCAGTGGCAATGGTTGATTGCCGGTGTCGATTGGCAGCGCTTATCGGCGTCATCGTCAGCCGATTGGCAAGTCTAAAAGGCCTGAAAAAAAACACGTAAAAAATCGTAGAAACCCAGTTGAATCAAGTGCTTCAGAGGGCTTAATAGGGTATAATAAACCCCATGAATCCACTGGCTGAACTTGATCAATTGAACCTAGAGCCCGCCGCGAAAAATCATGTCGCGGCGTTGCTTCAGGCGCTTCTTGATCAAGCCGCTCAGGACGCCAAAACCATTGAGGCTAAAGACCTCAAAATCGGCGCCCTGACCTACGAATTGGCCTATTACAAGCGTATCCGCTTCAGCACCAAGAGCGAAGCGCTGGCACCGCTGCAACGCGACGTATTCGAGGAAGCCTTCGATACCGACATTGCCGCTATCCAAGCCGAGGTCGAGCAGCTTCAAGACGACCCGGCGGGTGATACTGCGGGTCGCCCCAAACGTCCGCGCGCCGGCCGCCAACCCTTACCGGATCATTTGCCCCGCATCGAGCACCGTCACGAACCCGAATCCTGCACTTGCGGTCAATGCGGCAAGGACTTGGTCAAGATCGGCGAAGACGTCACCGAACAACTGGATGTCGAGCCGGCCAAATTCTTTGTCCATCGTCATATCCGCCCGCAATATGCCTGCCGGACTTGCGAAACCGTCACGGCGGCACCGATTCCTCCGGCCGTGATCGACGGCGGTATGGCGGCAGTCGGCTTGCTGACCTGGGTGCTGATCGGCAAATTCCTCGATCACTTGCCGTTGTACCGACTGGAACAGATCGCCGCCCGCAGCGGTGTGATCTTGTCCCGCTCGACACTGGCCGATTGGGTCGGACGCCTCGGCGTCGCCCTGGAGCCCTTGGCGGAACGCCTGGCTTGGCATCTAAGGCAACGCGATAGCTTGCATGCCGACGAAACCCCCGTTTCGCAACTGGATCCCGGCAACGGCAAAACCAAGAAAGCCTATTTATGGGCTTATCGCAGCAACGACTTGCAACCCGGCCCCAAGATCCTCGTCTTCGACTACCAAGCCGGTCGCAGTGGCCGGCATGCGCAGCGCTTTCTACAAGACTGGCATGGTCACCTGCTGGTCGATGACTACAGTGGCTACAAAGCCCTGTTTGCGACGGCGCGTGCGCATCCCGAATCGTCTTGCCTACTCGAGCCGTGCGTCGAACTGGCGTGCTGGGCGCATGTGCGCCGAAAATTCTTCGATCTGTATCAGGCCAATCAGAGCCCGATCGCGCAGGAGGCGTTAAATCGTATCGCGGTCTTATATGCGGTAGAAGCCGACGCGCGGGAACTGACGTCCCTAGGACGCCAAACCCTTCGGGCCGAAAAAAGCCTGCCGGCACTCACGGACTTACACGACTGGCTGCACCAAACCCGGTTGCGCACCGCACCGAATACCGCGTCCGCCAAAGCCATCGATCACGCGTTAAAACGCTGGCCAGCCCTGACGCGTTACGCCGAAACCGGCGATTTACCGATCGACAACAATCCGGTAGAAAACGCCATCCGACCCATTGCCCTGGGCAAAAAAAACTGGCTGTTCGCGGGATCCGAACGTGCCGGCCAACGGGCCGCCGTCATTCAAACCCTGCTCGGCACCGCCAAACTCAATGGACTTGATCCGGCCGCTTGGTTAAATGAAACCCTGGAAAAACTACCCACCTGGCCCAATAGCCGGATCGACGAATTGTTGCCGTTCGACCGCGGGGATTAAATCATGTTCTGTCGAGCACGAATAGGTGGCTCGGTTGGACGCTTACGAACGAAGCCCAGATCACCGCTATTTTAGAGGGTAAGCGCATCATTGCCCCACCCAAAGAAGTGCTGGAAGTGCAGAACGCACTGAAGGCCTACGATTATCTGAGCCAGTGGCAACCCGCCAATAAACAGCACTTGCTGCACGCGCATCAGGTGTTGATGGCGGGTTTATTAGAAGACGCTGGGCATTACCGCCAAGGCGGTGTGGGCGTTATGTCGGGCAATCAGGTGGTGCACATGGCGCCGGTAGCCAATCAGGTGCCACGGTTAATGGCCGACCTGCTTAACTGGCTGCAAACCAGTGATGCGCCAGCGTTGATCACGAGCTGTGTGTTCCATTACGAGTTTGAATTTATTCATCCCTTTGCCGATGGCAATGGCCGCATGGGGCGTTTGTGGCAAACCTTGATTTTAAGCCAGTGGCAGCCCGTGTTTACCGACATACCCGTTGAAAGCCTGATCCACCAACATCAGGCGGAATACTATCAAGCCCTGCGCGACAGCACAGCCCGCTCGGATTGTGCGCCCTTTATTGAATTTATGTTGGCCATCATTGCTGTAACTCTGCAAGAAACCTTGGCCAACGAATCGGACTCACAGCAAAAAACGAGGGTAGAAACGCGGGTAGAAACGCGGGTAAAAACCCCGGAAAAGATTTTGGCACTACTGGCACACCACCCCGAAATGGCATTAGCCGATGTGGCGGTGCAATTGGGGCATTCGCTCAGTACCATTGAACGCGCCGTTGCCAAACTGAAACAGCAAAAGCGTCTTGTCTATCAGGGCCCTAAAAAGGGTGGCTATTGGCAAGTAGTAAACCAAGAACAGAGGGATAAACATGGTCAGTCAAACCAATGAACAAGCCTTAGAAGCGGCGATTGAGCTGGCGTTAACCGGCACTTGTCTTGAAGCTAAGAAAGGAGGTATAACCGATATGGTTGTGCCGCCTTATGCTGCGCCGCACTGCGGTTATGTTGCTGGAATACCGGCTGATTTCAATATGCAATACGCCATCGATGAACGTTTCTTCTGGCAGTTTCTGGAAAAAACTCAGGAACAAGAGCTGGCCAAGCTTCAGAAAAACAACCCGGGCGATTGGCAACGTAAGCTGCTTGAACGTTATGACCGACTGATCAAAAAGCACGGTATCTTACATCTATTGAAAAAAGGCTTAAGTGTCGATGATGCGCATTTTAACCTGCTGTATCCCGCACCACTCGCCAGTAGCAGTGAGAAAGTAACGCAGAATTTTGCAAATAACATTTTCAGCTGCACAAGACAGGTTCGGTACTCGCTTGCCAATCCGCTGCAAGAGATCGATATGGTGCTGTTCATCAATGGCATTCCTCTGGTCACGCTTGAGCTAAAGAATGCTTGGACGGGGCAGACTGCGCGTTATCACGGCCTGAAACAATACCGTGAAGACCGAGATACAACACAGCCGTTAC
It includes:
- the tnpB gene encoding IS66 family insertion sequence element accessory protein TnpB (TnpB, as the term is used for proteins encoded by IS66 family insertion elements, is considered an accessory protein, since TnpC, encoded by a neighboring gene, is a DDE family transposase.) is translated as MSGLIESPAQIWLAVEPVDMRRGIDGLSAIVQQRLGYAPCAGAAFIFRNRAGNRLKVLLWDGNGVWLCQRRLHRGSFTWPKASETVFALSQAQWQWLIAGVDWQRLSASSSADWQV
- a CDS encoding MMPL family transporter, producing the protein MPNRRNSLFYLLPPLLALLVALTVEFKTDLSAFIIAGDNAEELLLASEMQSGALSRRYLISVGSDTGEPVSGAFIIALQDRLNAIDGVLEVWSPERQNQNIEAVQALYRDYAGALYSLKPEQDLAELFTPQGLAQRAEFLKRALLSPQGAMVKSIALQDPLLLTLNGFRTVGAQMQQAGITNTQYRNLILETEMAGLDAPQQSRIQAAIEQAFKELMHDRPESWRLEMTGVPVFAAATQQLIQGDIVQISILSSLALMALFLLLFRSFGALLQVFTLLIIVILSAILTTAWVFGYVHGMTIAIGSTLIGICIDYPIHAIAHAQTVRAEDKTAAIIRIWPSLLLGGITTLVGYAALGASGYPGFQQIAVYAGTGIIAALLLTRFILPGLVADGDRRTLTVPLVARWANFCARFRPWLLTVLLVLLASSLFALPSLRWLEDMQDLTPELDYLKENDKRIRARMVSIEPGRFLLITGQDIETALQKAEQVYPVLDRLKQQGDLNEYFGLYPWLLSTRQQELNQALLQDHLTDANRQLWQQALREQGLSVERLGRFDYPKQDALTLEQVFETPVKRLIDSRIISTERQSVVMIWLAEHEPEALRAALATIEDARYFSQRDMLNDMTRDYTERAQTLLAAGLFIIVLLLAVRYRSLVKTLQTLLPAVLAALFILSLWSLGGAAISFLHLVGFLLVVAICVDYGIFYQENRGGDIKLTYQAMAASMSTSALAFGCLGTAESTSLRILAGVVVLGVLLGFLFCPLIIKHREDA
- a CDS encoding Fic family protein, with product MQNALKAYDYLSQWQPANKQHLLHAHQVLMAGLLEDAGHYRQGGVGVMSGNQVVHMAPVANQVPRLMADLLNWLQTSDAPALITSCVFHYEFEFIHPFADGNGRMGRLWQTLILSQWQPVFTDIPVESLIHQHQAEYYQALRDSTARSDCAPFIEFMLAIIAVTLQETLANESDSQQKTRVETRVETRVKTPEKILALLAHHPEMALADVAVQLGHSLSTIERAVAKLKQQKRLVYQGPKKGGYWQVVNQEQRDKHGQSNQ
- a CDS encoding type I restriction-modification system subunit M; the encoded protein is MDHSVHNKLISFIWNIADDCLRDVYVRGKYRDVILPMVVLRRLDTLLEPTKEAVLEEVKFQKEEMQATELDDEPLKAASGYVFYNTSKWTLKSLFNTATNNQQILLANFEEYLLGFSDNVKEIIECFNLKSQIRHMASKQVLLDVVEKFVSPYINLTHESVEDPNGNKMPALTNLGMGYVFEELIRKFNEENNEEAGEHFTPREVIELMTHLVFDPVKDRLPLTMTVYDPACGSGGMLTESQNFIEEKYPNDNRDVYLYGKEINDETYAICKSDMMIKGNNPENIREGSTLSTDEFAGTKFDFMLSNPPYGKSWAGEQKHIKDGSDVIDPRFKVNLKDYWGNEEVVDATPRSSDGQLLFLMEMVSKMKDPAVSPLGTRIASVHNGSSLFTGDAGGGESNIRRYIIENDRLDVIVQLPNNLFYNTGITTYIWVLNNNKPESRQGKVQLIDASLLFRKLRKNLGNKNCEFAPEHIEEITHTYLACAEVERQLNDNQDPIGLASKVFNNADFGYYKVSIERPDRRKAQFTPEAIAPLRFDKALSEVMEHLYQEHGERVYDAGFLKSIDKAILSWCEDNDISLNTKAKSKLLDVKHWLSLQAQHRVATELMAAIGQEEYNDYNQFKELVEAQLKAQKTKLSASEKNAILNAVSWYDDSAAKVVKKVVKLSNDKMTELLERYQCTEADLPDFGYYLLKGNEFITYESSADLRDSESIPLAYPAKGEHSAIHQYFVNEVQPHVDEAWLNLDSVKIGYEISFNKYFYRHKPLRSLEEVATDIIHLEQQAEGLIANILGLKNLSEENTV
- a CDS encoding DUF1016 N-terminal domain-containing protein, whose protein sequence is MKHEMASVPHEFMSEVKALVEKTRNTIAQEVNQQMTYLYWQLGKRINEEVLQGQRADYGKKIVTSLSRQLTADYGKSFSEKNLRKMMQFSAIFPDENNVAPLMRQLSWTHFTLLIPIADEF
- a CDS encoding restriction endonuclease subunit S; translated protein: MVTIAEMPKYKAYKESGVDWLGLIPEHWDLKPLKHGANVVLGKMLCPSNKGGYFLRQYLKSKNIQWLKVDVSSVDEMWFSKEELDLYKLEIGDLVLSEGGEVGKTCIWQGELAECYIQNSAHRVRMFEENNNRFFLYQMYSCGNRGYFDAIVNRVSIAHLTREKLVNVKFVFPIQHEQALIAKYLDQKTAQIDEAIAIKQQQISLLKERKQIIVQQAVTQGLDPNVPMKDSGVDWIGMIPAHWEVRRSKFLFTQRKEKAWKEDVQLSATQAYGVIPQEQYEELTGKRVVKILFHLDKRKHVEKDDFVISMRSFQGGLERAWSQGCIRSSYVVLKASEKIDPSFYGYLLKLPSYIKALQQTASFIRDGQDLNFDNFSQVDLFIPPIEEQAMIANYIDAFMKSSDEGSILLEQQIEKLKEYKTTLINSAVTGKIKITQEMVEQ
- a CDS encoding DUF4268 domain-containing protein produces the protein MNHQTNRISPVKTKKFSELGFTERKHLQEWLAHQPDALGEELLIIQKEFDGFDDTRERLDLLALDKDGNLVIIENKLDDSGRDMVWQALKYASYCASLTKAQIVEIYQQYLDRYEPVTGEVDLLNAPQSASSRICEFLDAPDLDELKLNLGNSQRIMLVAANFRKEVTSTALWLLGQGISIACFKITPYSLGEQLLINIDQIIPTPEAKELMIGINAKEAEEKSTEVVLKNRHTVRREYWERALEAFQKSPCQLYNNISPSNDHWLSAGSGLSGCPYNLIFLQKELRVELSISRSETEDNKFLFDYLLGQKADLEQRFGNALHWMRLDDKKMSRIQFCVEVDGYNKETWPKAVAWHLEQMSKFEQALKGSLQKAAEALKQHHLAGSEHAL
- the tnpC gene encoding IS66 family transposase — translated: MNPLAELDQLNLEPAAKNHVAALLQALLDQAAQDAKTIEAKDLKIGALTYELAYYKRIRFSTKSEALAPLQRDVFEEAFDTDIAAIQAEVEQLQDDPAGDTAGRPKRPRAGRQPLPDHLPRIEHRHEPESCTCGQCGKDLVKIGEDVTEQLDVEPAKFFVHRHIRPQYACRTCETVTAAPIPPAVIDGGMAAVGLLTWVLIGKFLDHLPLYRLEQIAARSGVILSRSTLADWVGRLGVALEPLAERLAWHLRQRDSLHADETPVSQLDPGNGKTKKAYLWAYRSNDLQPGPKILVFDYQAGRSGRHAQRFLQDWHGHLLVDDYSGYKALFATARAHPESSCLLEPCVELACWAHVRRKFFDLYQANQSPIAQEALNRIAVLYAVEADARELTSLGRQTLRAEKSLPALTDLHDWLHQTRLRTAPNTASAKAIDHALKRWPALTRYAETGDLPIDNNPVENAIRPIALGKKNWLFAGSERAGQRAAVIQTLLGTAKLNGLDPAAWLNETLEKLPTWPNSRIDELLPFDRGD
- the tnpA gene encoding IS66 family insertion sequence element accessory protein TnpA — encoded protein: MALSDKQKHHIEAWQASGLTKSAYCRQVGLSYKTFTRWCRLARQAADSDAPALIPVRLQPESTASGSLSLRWPQGHVLEIPGSVSPHWLGELLQCLA